The Desmonostoc muscorum LEGE 12446 genome includes a region encoding these proteins:
- the recF gene encoding DNA replication/repair protein RecF (All proteins in this family for which functions are known are DNA-binding proteins that assist the filamentation of RecA onto DNA for the initiation of recombination or recombinational repair.), with amino-acid sequence MYLKTLQLRQFRNYQDQRVDFTAAKTILVGNNAQGKSNLLEAVELLATLRSHRMARDRDLVREGEAIAQINAHLERQIGTSDLTLTLRRNGRRSVALNGESVRRQMDFLGVLNAVQFSSLDLELVRGGPEGRRNWLDTLLIQLEPVYAYILQQYNHVLRQRNAFLKNNVETLYTKSLQSELALWDAQLATAGTRVIRRRDRAIQRLADIATAWHTSISGSTEILQIKYAPNIPLEDNQPEQVQQAFLAKIQQRSVAELHQGTTLVGPHRDEVELTINQTPARQYGSQGQQRTLVLALKLAELQLIEEVVKEPPLLLLDDVLAELDLSRQNQLLDAIQDRFQTLITTTHLGSFDSQWLKSSQILFVKAGEIMQHYNHSD; translated from the coding sequence ATGTACCTGAAAACTCTACAACTGAGACAATTTCGTAATTACCAAGACCAGAGGGTTGATTTCACTGCTGCCAAAACAATTTTGGTGGGTAATAACGCTCAGGGAAAGTCGAATTTGTTGGAGGCGGTGGAGTTGTTGGCGACATTGCGATCGCACCGTATGGCACGCGATCGCGATTTAGTCAGGGAAGGGGAAGCCATAGCCCAAATTAATGCTCATCTTGAGCGGCAAATAGGTACTAGCGATCTGACTTTAACCCTCCGCCGTAATGGCCGCCGTAGCGTTGCTCTCAATGGCGAGTCTGTACGCCGTCAAATGGATTTTCTCGGTGTTCTCAATGCAGTCCAATTTTCCAGCCTGGATTTAGAACTAGTACGCGGCGGCCCAGAAGGTCGCCGCAATTGGTTAGATACCCTTTTGATTCAACTTGAACCAGTTTATGCTTACATTTTGCAGCAGTATAACCATGTGTTACGCCAGCGCAATGCCTTTTTAAAAAACAACGTAGAGACGTTGTATACAAAGTCTCTACAATCAGAACTTGCTCTGTGGGATGCACAGTTAGCTACCGCAGGTACACGGGTAATTAGACGCCGCGATCGCGCCATACAGCGATTGGCTGACATCGCTACTGCTTGGCACACCAGCATCAGCGGTAGTACGGAAATTCTGCAAATCAAGTACGCGCCTAATATCCCTTTAGAAGATAACCAACCAGAACAAGTCCAGCAAGCTTTTTTAGCAAAAATTCAACAGCGATCCGTAGCCGAACTCCACCAAGGCACTACCCTTGTGGGTCCCCACCGCGACGAAGTAGAGTTAACCATTAACCAGACACCTGCTCGTCAATATGGTTCTCAAGGTCAACAACGAACGCTGGTTCTAGCTTTAAAATTAGCAGAATTACAATTAATTGAAGAAGTCGTTAAAGAGCCACCATTGCTATTACTTGATGATGTGCTGGCCGAACTAGATCTATCTCGCCAAAATCAACTGCTTGATGCTATTCAAGACCGCTTTCAAACCCTGATTACCACTACTCATTTGGGTTCTTTTGATTCGCAATGGTTGAAATCATCACAAATTCTTTTTGTGAAGGCTGGAGAAATCATGCAACATTATAATCATTCTGATTGA
- a CDS encoding IS1/IS1595 family N-terminal zinc-binding domain-containing protein, translating to MQCPRCASSHIPKNGKKYSELALYLC from the coding sequence ATGCAATGTCCAAGGTGTGCATCAAGTCATATCCCCAAGAACGGCAAAAAGTATAGTGAACTTGCATTATATCTGTGTTGA
- a CDS encoding acyltransferase family protein, translated as MEKSSIPLPGANAQVSSGEKNPHTKFYIPSLDGIRTLAFLLVFSSHAGLAKQIPGGFGVTVFFFLSGYLITTLLRREYDRNQTVDFKLFYLRRLLRIWPSFYLVLFIGTALTAFGLLGGEIYLPAFLSQTLHYANYYIIFTDVEGVAPGSWVYWSLAVEEHFYFLFPLLYLAFRKLRVSPRKQVLTILGLCLAVLVWRCILVLGFGVPSPRTFYATDTRVDGILFGCALAVHNNPILDAQHYSNKVWKYFFLPAGIILILFSLLYRSSDFQETFRYTVQGIGLYPIFFTAIRFPNWGLFAILNINWIRFIGLLSYSLYLVHYTAIVGVQLYLPQSNKFLQAGIALLISLGLAYIIYQFIESPIAKLRKKLSRA; from the coding sequence TTGGAAAAATCCTCAATACCTTTACCCGGAGCTAATGCACAAGTTTCGTCGGGTGAAAAAAATCCCCATACAAAATTTTACATACCATCCCTCGATGGCATCAGAACTCTTGCTTTCCTATTGGTCTTTTCATCCCATGCAGGATTAGCAAAGCAGATTCCCGGAGGCTTCGGTGTAACAGTATTTTTCTTTCTGAGTGGCTACCTAATCACAACTCTTCTCAGAAGAGAGTACGATCGCAATCAAACTGTCGATTTTAAGCTCTTTTATCTCAGACGATTACTGCGTATTTGGCCGTCATTTTATCTAGTCTTATTCATCGGAACTGCTTTAACTGCCTTCGGCTTACTGGGGGGAGAAATTTATTTACCAGCCTTCTTATCTCAAACTCTGCACTATGCCAACTACTACATAATTTTTACTGACGTTGAAGGAGTAGCTCCTGGTAGTTGGGTATATTGGTCTCTTGCTGTTGAAGAACACTTCTACTTTCTTTTTCCACTGCTTTATCTAGCTTTTCGTAAATTGCGTGTCAGCCCAAGGAAACAAGTGCTGACCATTTTAGGATTATGTTTAGCTGTTTTAGTTTGGCGATGTATTCTGGTTTTGGGTTTTGGAGTACCTTCACCACGTACGTTTTATGCAACAGATACCCGAGTAGATGGTATTCTATTCGGTTGTGCATTAGCAGTTCATAATAATCCAATCCTTGATGCTCAACATTACTCTAACAAGGTCTGGAAGTATTTCTTTCTACCCGCAGGAATAATTTTGATTCTTTTTTCATTGCTATATCGCTCATCAGATTTTCAAGAAACCTTTCGCTATACGGTACAGGGAATTGGTTTATACCCAATCTTTTTTACCGCTATTCGCTTTCCTAATTGGGGATTATTCGCAATACTAAATATAAACTGGATACGTTTTATTGGATTACTTTCTTACTCTCTGTACCTTGTTCATTACACTGCAATTGTCGGTGTGCAGTTGTATCTACCCCAATCGAATAAATTTCTCCAAGCAGGAATTGCTCTATTAATTTCTTTAGGATTAGCCTATATAATCTACCAGTTTATAGAGTCTCCAATTGCAAAGTTACGCAAAAAGTTATCACGGGCATAA
- a CDS encoding MgtC/SapB family protein, with amino-acid sequence MPNTYYLATNDWLNISFRLCIALLIGGIIGLERQTRRKPAGLRTHMLVSLGSALFTIIPLQTAELQTSPDALSRVIQGIATGVGFLGAGEIVRQSSQPSQQLEIHGLTSAAAIWVSASLGIAAGCGLWQLGLIGGVLTFLVLKVFKSLEKRD; translated from the coding sequence TTGCCAAACACTTACTATCTTGCAACTAATGATTGGTTGAATATCAGCTTCCGGCTATGCATCGCATTGCTGATTGGAGGAATTATTGGCTTGGAACGCCAAACTAGGCGCAAACCAGCTGGGCTAAGAACTCACATGCTGGTGAGTTTGGGTTCAGCCTTATTCACCATCATACCTCTGCAAACCGCTGAGCTACAGACTAGTCCCGATGCACTCAGCCGAGTGATTCAGGGAATCGCAACCGGGGTGGGATTTCTCGGTGCTGGAGAAATTGTGCGGCAATCTTCCCAACCATCACAGCAACTTGAAATTCACGGACTGACATCAGCAGCAGCTATTTGGGTTTCGGCTAGTTTAGGAATTGCTGCTGGCTGTGGTTTATGGCAGTTAGGATTAATCGGTGGTGTCCTCACTTTTTTGGTTCTTAAGGTTTTTAAAAGCTTAGAAAAACGTGATTAA
- a CDS encoding putative PEP-binding protein, which produces MEKLYWLDQIKLQDRTKVGDKAFYLSRIIQRGYPVVPGFVVSAEVLRQFLENLNSSESLVADLPHSSLHLDVSNWRQLQQVAGRLREEILTATVPQQWVSRIFTAAKEWQTNCLIFRPSLSVANTTPVPVNISGLLESVFCHCQEEAIALALKRTWSQIFRARSLLYWQHTGINLQQINLGILVQPVENAIASGLLKANPSGWEIEAAWGLGIAIAQGEVLPDVYYIQNETGVILEQQLGNKMLAYDVDDASSTTFSQLLTDSALTPEKTCLITYVLQEAQQKQYALQPEYVQQIIGLGTQLITELGKTFTIKWTIASTTTSSKLYLTQVSTPKSVIPHSHFIRGLAASGGRTVANALVMMNSQQKPEQIPKGVILVVPTITPDWLPLLQQVAGIITEQGGLTSHAAILARELGIAAVVNATSATSLIQTGERLLLDGDRGEVYRIKGEVRDEGDKGDGGDKGERGVNTPSSPSSPSSSSYPSSPSSPFALPMIATKLLVNLSQSSLIEQVKSLPVDGVGLLRSELMVLNILDGQHPHSWILGGRQAELLERWSDQIMQFARAFAPRPVFYRSLDWRSPDLPSLSDSLQSSSQSMLGERGTFSYVRNPIVFELELKALASVQQSGYSNIHLLLPFVRTVEEFVFCRHKVEQALLTQVAEFELWIMAEVPSVLFLLPEYVKAGVAGISIGTNDLTQLLLGVDREQGQLAKVFNERHPAVMSAIAQLIQMAKNAGIPCSICGQAPALYPEIIDRLVEWGITSISVEPEAIERTYQAIARAEQRLILAAARRELKEKTSQ; this is translated from the coding sequence GTGGAAAAACTCTACTGGCTAGACCAAATTAAACTACAAGACCGCACCAAAGTAGGTGACAAAGCGTTTTACTTAAGCAGAATTATCCAACGTGGCTATCCGGTGGTGCCTGGTTTTGTCGTTTCGGCAGAAGTTTTGCGGCAATTCCTAGAAAATCTTAACAGTTCAGAGTCATTAGTTGCTGATTTACCTCACTCTTCGTTACATCTAGATGTAAGTAATTGGCGTCAACTTCAGCAGGTGGCTGGCCGACTGCGTGAAGAAATTTTGACTGCAACTGTGCCACAGCAGTGGGTGAGTAGAATTTTCACAGCAGCAAAAGAATGGCAAACTAACTGTTTGATTTTTCGACCTAGTTTGTCAGTAGCAAATACCACGCCAGTTCCAGTAAATATATCTGGGTTACTGGAGTCAGTATTTTGCCATTGCCAAGAGGAAGCGATCGCTCTGGCATTAAAACGTACCTGGAGTCAAATATTTCGTGCCAGAAGTTTATTGTATTGGCAGCACACAGGAATTAACCTGCAACAAATTAATCTAGGAATTTTGGTGCAACCTGTAGAAAATGCGATCGCCAGTGGTTTGCTAAAAGCCAACCCCTCTGGGTGGGAAATTGAAGCCGCTTGGGGATTAGGAATTGCCATCGCTCAAGGCGAAGTATTGCCAGATGTCTACTACATTCAAAATGAAACTGGGGTTATCCTGGAGCAACAGCTCGGCAATAAAATGCTGGCTTATGATGTTGATGATGCTTCCTCTACAACTTTTTCCCAACTTCTGACGGACTCAGCCCTAACACCAGAGAAAACTTGTCTGATTACTTACGTACTTCAGGAAGCCCAACAAAAACAGTATGCTTTACAACCAGAATACGTACAACAAATAATTGGTCTGGGAACTCAATTAATAACTGAACTAGGTAAAACCTTTACCATTAAATGGACTATCGCTAGCACAACCACATCTAGCAAGCTCTATTTAACCCAAGTGAGTACTCCCAAATCTGTAATTCCCCACTCACACTTCATCAGGGGACTTGCAGCCTCAGGAGGACGTACTGTGGCAAATGCTTTAGTAATGATGAATTCCCAGCAAAAACCCGAACAAATCCCAAAAGGAGTAATTTTAGTAGTACCAACAATTACACCTGATTGGTTACCATTATTGCAACAAGTTGCTGGTATTATCACTGAACAAGGAGGACTAACCAGCCACGCTGCAATTCTGGCCAGAGAATTAGGTATAGCAGCAGTAGTGAACGCAACATCAGCTACAAGCTTAATTCAAACTGGCGAACGGCTGTTGCTTGATGGCGACAGAGGAGAAGTTTATCGGATCAAAGGAGAAGTCAGAGATGAGGGAGATAAGGGAGATGGGGGAGATAAGGGAGAGCGAGGAGTAAATACCCCCTCATCTCCCTCATCCCCCTCATCCTCCTCATACCCCTCATCCCCCTCATCCCCCTTTGCTCTACCTATGATTGCTACCAAACTGCTGGTTAATTTGAGTCAGTCCAGCCTGATAGAGCAGGTAAAAAGCTTGCCTGTGGATGGAGTAGGATTGTTGCGTTCAGAATTGATGGTACTCAATATATTAGATGGGCAACATCCTCATAGTTGGATTTTAGGCGGGCGTCAAGCAGAATTGTTAGAGCGTTGGTCTGACCAAATTATGCAGTTTGCTCGGGCTTTTGCGCCAAGACCAGTTTTTTATCGTTCTTTAGATTGGCGATCGCCAGATTTGCCTTCATTGAGTGATAGTTTACAATCTTCTTCACAATCGATGCTAGGTGAACGCGGCACCTTCAGCTATGTACGAAATCCGATTGTGTTTGAGTTGGAACTGAAAGCCTTAGCAAGCGTACAGCAATCTGGCTATAGCAATATCCATTTGCTGCTACCTTTTGTTCGGACTGTGGAAGAATTCGTCTTTTGTCGGCACAAAGTTGAGCAAGCTCTTTTAACCCAGGTAGCAGAATTTGAATTGTGGATCATGGCAGAAGTGCCAAGCGTACTGTTTTTATTGCCAGAATACGTCAAAGCAGGCGTAGCCGGAATTTCCATTGGTACAAATGACCTGACCCAATTATTACTCGGAGTAGATCGAGAACAAGGACAGCTAGCAAAAGTATTTAATGAACGTCATCCAGCAGTTATGAGTGCGATCGCTCAACTCATCCAGATGGCTAAAAATGCTGGCATCCCTTGTTCAATCTGCGGTCAAGCACCAGCCCTTTATCCGGAAATTATCGATCGGTTAGTGGAATGGGGCATAACTTCCATTTCCGTCGAACCCGAAGCGATCGAGCGGACATATCAGGCGATCGCACGTGCTGAACAACGGCTAATTTTAGCAGCAGCGCGACGTGAATTAAAAGAGAAAACATCTCAATGA
- a CDS encoding EAL domain-containing protein: MSQSCPISNTCACYNIRCQTGEAGRLFLWFPVSHTLTKVTSYLQQLGVEYELMHQRPGLSLNCKPGQAQEIALNLAQFLAPRELRETQVLLIQGAIQPQLQDFSDIASLQRFIKFSQSDWLVEMLARERFTTHFQPIVSIQDTSEIYGYESLLRGLDEQGNLVPPESILELASEAGLLPQLDRLARLNTIKQFTRHQVSGRIFINFSPTALYDPVYCLRSTVEAIDRAGIEHERVVFEVVESDNPQDLAHLKAVIQYYRDTGFLVALDDLGSGYSSLNLLHQLRPDFIKLDMQLIRDVHQDLYKASITEKLLEITQKLNIQTVAEGIECIEELNWLRERGATFAQGYLIARPTAVPSTTTPNFDVLTLTVASPSRKQIEQRVQQQSQFERIVAAVTQRIRQSLQLDEILQTTADEVRQLFDVDRVVIYQFKPDWSGLVAVESLAQGCMSILGFHVMDTCFQSTRANYYQQGNSRAIEDIETGGLSPCHVELLRSLQIRANLVVPILQQKRLWGLLIAHQCSNTRVWEQSEINLFKQLASQAAIAIQQSELYHQLQQANQELQRLASSDGLTQVANRRCFDDTFNAEWQRLAREQASLSLILCDVDYFKLYNDTHGHLAGDDALRHVAKAISQTVKHPADLVARYGGEEFAVILPNTDVEEAIAVAREIQTNIRALQLPHLNSQVSQFITLSLGVATITPHSQSSPATLIAAADQGLYQAKAQGRNCVVKIDCENGQA, translated from the coding sequence ATGAGCCAAAGCTGTCCTATCTCCAATACTTGTGCTTGTTATAATATTCGCTGCCAAACTGGGGAAGCAGGCAGACTTTTTCTCTGGTTCCCCGTTTCACATACCCTGACAAAAGTCACCTCATACCTACAGCAATTAGGCGTTGAGTATGAGCTGATGCACCAGCGACCAGGCCTGAGTTTGAACTGTAAACCTGGACAGGCTCAAGAAATTGCCCTTAACTTGGCTCAGTTCCTTGCACCAAGAGAATTAAGAGAGACCCAAGTCCTTTTGATTCAAGGTGCTATCCAACCTCAACTCCAAGATTTTAGTGATATTGCCTCATTGCAACGGTTTATTAAGTTCAGTCAGTCCGACTGGTTAGTGGAAATGTTGGCAAGGGAACGATTTACCACTCACTTTCAACCGATTGTCTCGATTCAGGATACATCGGAGATTTATGGATATGAATCGTTGTTGCGGGGGTTGGATGAACAAGGCAATTTAGTACCACCGGAATCAATCCTGGAGTTAGCAAGCGAAGCTGGACTTTTACCCCAACTCGACCGACTTGCTCGCCTCAACACAATCAAGCAATTTACCCGTCATCAAGTGAGTGGGCGGATTTTCATCAATTTTTCACCAACTGCGCTTTATGACCCTGTTTATTGCCTACGCAGTACGGTAGAAGCAATTGATCGAGCAGGCATTGAACATGAACGGGTTGTCTTTGAAGTCGTGGAATCAGACAATCCTCAAGATTTAGCCCACCTCAAAGCTGTGATTCAATACTACCGCGATACTGGGTTTTTAGTTGCTCTTGATGACCTTGGTTCTGGGTATTCCAGCCTGAACTTGCTGCATCAGTTACGGCCAGATTTTATCAAGTTAGATATGCAGTTAATTCGAGATGTGCATCAAGACTTGTATAAAGCCTCGATTACTGAAAAGCTTCTAGAAATTACTCAAAAGTTAAATATCCAAACCGTCGCCGAAGGAATTGAGTGCATTGAAGAACTGAACTGGCTGCGAGAACGAGGCGCAACCTTCGCTCAAGGCTATTTGATTGCCAGACCAACTGCTGTGCCTAGCACTACAACCCCTAACTTTGATGTGCTGACGTTAACTGTAGCATCGCCATCTCGTAAGCAAATTGAGCAGCGCGTCCAACAGCAAAGTCAGTTCGAGCGAATTGTCGCGGCTGTCACCCAGCGCATTCGCCAATCCTTGCAGTTAGATGAAATTTTGCAAACCACGGCAGACGAGGTAAGACAACTGTTTGATGTAGACCGAGTAGTGATTTATCAGTTTAAGCCAGACTGGAGTGGGTTAGTTGCAGTAGAGTCTTTAGCGCAAGGGTGCATGTCCATTCTGGGATTTCATGTGATGGACACATGCTTTCAATCTACCCGTGCAAATTACTACCAACAAGGCAATAGTAGAGCGATCGAAGACATTGAAACTGGTGGACTATCGCCGTGTCATGTTGAACTGCTGCGGAGTTTGCAAATCCGGGCGAACCTTGTGGTGCCTATCTTGCAGCAAAAGCGTTTGTGGGGACTATTGATTGCTCACCAATGTTCTAACACTAGGGTATGGGAGCAATCGGAGATTAATTTGTTTAAGCAGCTAGCAAGCCAAGCTGCGATCGCCATTCAGCAATCAGAACTTTACCACCAATTACAACAAGCAAACCAAGAATTACAGCGCCTTGCTTCTTCGGATGGTCTAACCCAAGTCGCAAATCGCCGCTGCTTTGATGACACCTTCAACGCCGAATGGCAACGATTGGCACGAGAGCAAGCCTCACTATCTTTGATTTTATGTGATGTCGATTACTTTAAACTTTATAACGATACTCACGGACATCTCGCAGGAGATGATGCACTCAGACACGTTGCCAAAGCAATCTCTCAGACAGTTAAACATCCTGCTGATTTAGTTGCTCGGTATGGTGGAGAAGAGTTTGCAGTCATTTTACCGAATACTGATGTCGAAGAAGCCATTGCAGTTGCCAGAGAAATCCAGACTAATATTAGGGCATTACAACTGCCTCATCTCAATTCTCAAGTTAGTCAATTCATTACCCTCAGTCTTGGCGTAGCAACAATCACTCCTCATAGTCAATCATCTCCCGCAACCTTAATTGCTGCTGCTGACCAAGGACTCTATCAGGCAAAAGCACAAGGGAGAAATTGTGTGGTCAAGATAGACTGTGAAAATGGTCAAGCTTAA
- a CDS encoding baeRF7 domain-containing protein — translation MNLLSIDELKTIAENSQSPCISLYMPMQKAGPEVRQNPIRFKNLIREAEERLDAMSSDKPQGVYPIRRTEALNLLQPAMELDTSEFWEHQDHGLVIFISPQVFRYYQLPMEFPELVVVSDRFHLKPLLHLLNNDGSFYVLALSQNDVKFFEGTRYSLDQIEVENMPKSLDETLLEDEIQKGVQHRIGTSKRGAANASSHPGTFHGQGSPDRDKHQEDILQFCYAVDTALHEKLREQKAPLVLAGVEYLFPIYQQANTYNHLVEEPLTGNPEFIKPEELQDQAWHIVEPLFHQHQKQVMELYQQLAGEGTGKASSNLNEIISAAYYQRVDYLFVPVGQQIWGKFDPETMAVDLHPKPEPEDQDLLDFAAIHTLLNGGQVYTVEPEKMPNGASVAAIFRF, via the coding sequence ATGAATCTATTATCTATTGATGAACTCAAAACTATAGCAGAAAATTCTCAATCCCCATGTATTTCTCTGTATATGCCGATGCAAAAAGCGGGGCCAGAGGTTCGACAAAACCCCATTCGGTTCAAAAATTTAATCCGTGAAGCTGAGGAACGCTTGGATGCGATGTCTAGCGACAAGCCGCAAGGCGTCTACCCAATTCGCCGTACTGAAGCCCTAAATCTTCTCCAGCCAGCGATGGAACTGGATACGAGTGAGTTCTGGGAACACCAAGACCACGGGCTAGTAATATTTATTTCTCCGCAAGTGTTTCGCTACTACCAACTGCCAATGGAGTTTCCAGAATTGGTGGTTGTGAGCGATCGCTTTCACTTGAAACCGCTGCTACATTTGCTCAATAATGACGGTAGCTTCTATGTCCTCGCCCTTAGCCAAAACGATGTCAAGTTTTTTGAGGGAACTCGCTACAGCCTCGACCAAATAGAAGTCGAAAATATGCCCAAGAGTTTAGATGAAACTCTCTTAGAAGATGAAATTCAAAAAGGGGTGCAGCACCGAATCGGCACATCTAAAAGGGGAGCTGCCAATGCTTCTTCACACCCAGGTACATTTCACGGGCAAGGAAGTCCCGACAGAGATAAGCATCAGGAAGATATTCTCCAATTTTGTTACGCTGTTGATACAGCATTACATGAAAAATTACGTGAGCAAAAAGCACCTTTAGTTTTGGCTGGGGTTGAATATCTTTTCCCGATTTATCAACAAGCAAATACTTACAATCATTTGGTGGAAGAACCCCTTACAGGTAATCCGGAATTCATCAAGCCGGAAGAATTACAAGACCAAGCTTGGCACATTGTTGAACCTTTGTTTCATCAACATCAAAAGCAAGTAATGGAACTTTATCAACAACTAGCTGGTGAAGGAACTGGTAAAGCTTCTAGTAATCTCAACGAAATAATTTCAGCTGCTTATTACCAAAGAGTTGATTATTTGTTTGTGCCAGTAGGACAGCAGATTTGGGGGAAATTTGATCCGGAAACAATGGCTGTAGATTTACACCCAAAACCAGAACCGGAAGACCAAGATTTATTAGATTTTGCTGCCATTCATACGCTTTTAAATGGTGGACAAGTGTACACTGTGGAACCAGAAAAAATGCCAAATGGTGCATCAGTAGCAGCAATTTTCAGATTTTGA
- a CDS encoding DUF1361 domain-containing protein: MKEELIARVVQVLRINMSWMTWNLFLAFIPLALSVWLFRIKRGGTWLWWLGFLVFYAFLPNAPYLLTDVIHLIDDIRTIQSVWMITLVLIPVYLLVILSGFQAYVISLINWGYYLHRIGKSEWIWRLELITHALCAVGIYWGRFLRFNSWDFVTQPDAVLTKGVEEILGKQPLVIIAITFVILVALYWIMKRVTLGFVVQPKNGYPIKTQSANPNTHNAG; encoded by the coding sequence ATGAAAGAAGAATTGATAGCCAGAGTTGTACAGGTCTTACGAATTAATATGAGTTGGATGACTTGGAATTTATTTCTGGCTTTTATACCTTTAGCTTTGAGTGTATGGCTATTTCGCATTAAGCGTGGTGGTACTTGGCTCTGGTGGCTAGGATTCTTAGTTTTCTACGCATTCTTACCGAATGCACCATATTTGTTGACCGATGTCATTCATTTGATAGATGATATCCGCACAATTCAATCCGTCTGGATGATTACTTTAGTACTAATTCCTGTGTATCTACTAGTAATTTTATCTGGATTTCAAGCTTATGTAATATCGTTAATCAATTGGGGTTACTACTTACATCGCATCGGCAAGAGTGAATGGATTTGGCGGCTTGAATTGATTACCCATGCTCTCTGTGCTGTTGGTATTTATTGGGGGCGTTTCTTACGTTTCAACAGTTGGGATTTTGTGACTCAACCCGATGCTGTATTGACCAAAGGTGTTGAGGAAATTCTTGGTAAACAGCCATTGGTAATTATCGCTATTACTTTTGTGATACTTGTGGCACTGTACTGGATTATGAAACGAGTAACTTTGGGTTTTGTTGTGCAACCCAAAAATGGATATCCTATCAAAACACAATCAGCAAATCCTAACACTCACAACGCTGGATAA